A stretch of DNA from Spirosoma endbachense:
CAGGGCGACCTGTTTCCCATGCCTCTAGAACGGAAAGCGCCGGGTGTTATTTTCCGTCAGCCCGTAAATGAGCCGCTGCAAACAGGGATCAAAGCGATCGATGCCATGATTCCCATCGGCCGGGGTCAGCGCGAATTGATCATCGGTGACCGTCAGACAGGTAAAACTGCCGTGGCCATCGATACGATCATCAACCAGAAAGAATTCTACGATAAAGGCCAGCCTGTATTCTGTATCTACGTTGCCTGCGGTCAGAAAGCATCAACCGTAAAGCAGGTAGAGCAAACACTGCGTAAGGCAGGAGCTATGGATTACACGGTTATCGTGTCAGCCAACGCGTCGGATCCTTCACCAATGCAGTTCTTTGCGCCGTTTACGGGTGCCGCCATCGGTGAGTACTTCCGCGACACAGGCCGCCCCGCTCTGGTTGTTTATGACGATCTGTCGAAACAGGCTGTTGCTTACCGCGAAGTATCACTCCTACTGCGTCGCCCACCAGGCCGTGAGGCTTATCCAGGTGACGTGTTTTACCTGCACAGCCGTTTACTGGAGCGGGCCGCCAAGATCAATTCGAACGATGAGATCGCTAAAAACATGAACGATCTGCCTCCTTCCCTGAAGGATAAAGTAAAAGGTGGTGGTTCATTAACGGCTCTTCCGATCATCGAAACGCAGGCTGGTGACGTATCGGCTTATATTCCAACCAACGTAATTTCGATTACAGACGGGCAGATCTTCCTGGAGTCGAACCTGTTCAACTCAGGAATCCGGCCAGCCATCAACGTAGGTATCTCGGTATCACGTGTAGGTGGTAACGCCCAGATCAAATCGATGAAGAAAGTGGCCGGTACACTGAAACTTGATCAGGCCCAGTTCCGTGAGCTGGAGGCCTTTGCCAAGTTTGGTTCAGACCTTGATGCGTCGACGAAGCTGACCATCGAACGGGGTCGCCGGAATCAGGAAATACTGAAACAACCTCAGTATTCGCCGGTTCAGGTAGAACAGCAGGTAGCGATCATTTATGCCTCTACGAATGGGTTGCTCGACCGGGTTCCCGTCAATAAAGTGAAAGCATTTGAAAGTGAGTTCGCCATGGTATTGAACGCCCAGTATCCGGCGGTTCTTAATGACCTCCGGGCGGGTAAGCTTACCGATGAAGCAACGGCTGCGCTCAAGAAAGTAGCTGCTGATCTGTCGGCACAATACTAAACTGGTTTTCAGTTTTCAGTTTTCGGTTTGCTGACCGCATAGGTTCATTCTGGCGACAGCAACCGAAAACTGAGAACCGAAAACTGAAAACTAGCTATGGCATCACTAAAAGAAGTACGCGCCCGGATAACATCGATCAATTCAACGCAGCAGATAACCAAAGCCATGAAAATGGTAGCGGCTGCCAAGTTACGTCGGGCACAGGATAACATTACGCAACTCCGCCCCTACGCGAAGAAACTGAGTCAGATGCTTGGCACAGTATCGGCGGGTGCAGAAACCGCGTCAGAAAGCCCCTACAAACAGGCACGCCCTGTTGAGCGGGCACTCCTGATCGTTATCACGTCGGATCGCGGATTGTGCGGGGCGTTCAATACAAACGTTGTCAAAGCCGCACTGACTGTAATTGATGAAAAATATGCGTCGCAGGCTCGTTCGGGTAACGTCGAAATTATGGCCATTGGCAAAAAGGGGGCAGAAGCCTTCCAGCGCCGGGGCTTTAAAGTAAATACGTCACACGTAGATGCATTCGGCTCTTTGAGTTTCGCTACTGTACGGACTGCCGCAGAAGAAGCCATGAACGGCTTCGCCAATGGTAGATACGACGTTGTTGAAGTCATTTACAACGAGTTCAAAAATGCGGCCATGCAAATCGTGCGGACAGAGCAAATGCTGCCGATTGTGGCAACAGAAGCTCCGGCAGGTTCGAACGCTCCGGCCATTAATTACATCTTCGAGCCATCGGAAAAAGAGATCATTACTGAGCTGATTCCGAAAACGCTGAAGATTCAATTATACAAAGCTGTGCTGGATTCTAATGCATCGGAACATGGGGCAAGGATGACAGCTATGGATAAAGCAACTGAAAACGCAGGAGAGCTTCTGAAAGAGCTCCGACTGGTTTATAACCGGACTCGTCAGGCAGCCATCACAACCGAGATTCTCGAAATCGTGGGTGGTGCCGAGGCTCTGGCCAGCGCTTAAAAACTTTTTTCTGGATTATGGAAAAACACGGCTGATTCGGCCGTGTTTTTTTTATACTAAATCCGAGAGTAAACCGTTCTGGCGACGAACAGAATATCGGATTGGGCACGCCAATATTGCCTGCCAATTAAAATATAATTAATTACTGATTACCAGTTGTTTACAACCATTTCACTCTCTTACTTTACGTTCAGAAATCGGAACGAATTGTTTCTTTATTTAGTTATTCAATTGTCATATACGAACGACGGATTTCTCAGCGTTAACTAATCGATTTGACAGCACATAACGATTCAAACCAAATGAAACTCAAAGGCATAATCAGCAGTCTTTTTATCGCCGGTACGCTGGCGTCCTGCGCTCCGGCCATTACGGTTAAGTATGACTATGACCCTAAAGTGAACGTTCGGCAATTTGCAACTTACCGCATTGAAGCCGACCGTCAGCGTAACGCCGATCCAATTGTAGGCAGTAACCTGAATCAACGCAGGATTGCTGATGCACTGGATCAGTCACTTAAAGCTCGTGGCTATAAACCAGTAACCCAGGGCGAAGCCGACCTCATTGTCCGTTTCTTTACGGACTCGCGTGATCGTCAACAGATCCAGTCGAATAACATGTACTCGCCCTATTCGTGGTGGTATGGCGGTATGGGTAATAACGTTTACTCACGGCAATATGAAGAAAACCGTGTTGTAGTTAACGTTGCGGATGCTCGAACGAACGATATCATCTGGCAGGGCTGGGCAACCGGTCAGCTCAATAACCGGAATAAAGAACGCGACCGCGATCAGACCTTCCGCGAAACAGTAACTAGTATTATGAAGAACTTCCCGGAGAGTGCCGGTCAGGACTACGGCGCAGCACGGTAAGCGTTTCTGTTACCTAAGTAAAAAAGCCTATGACTCATTCCAGTTATAGGCTTTTTTATGGTCGTAGCTTTTTGTTTATTTGCAGCTTTCCCCTGTACCCCGCCTACACCTCATGACTGCTGCAAGCCGAGGAGTCGTTTATTCACTCCTGACCGTAGTATTTGTTCTGCTATTAGGCATCGCAGCATTGCTCGCGGTGGCTTATCACAGGCATCAGCGGCTGGAGGATGCTACGCAGGACCTTCGACGGAACCTTACCCAACAGGAGGGTCAGATTAAAAATTTACAACAACGCCTTGAAGACTGTGACACCCTTGAGGTCAAAGCTCCGGTTGATACGTCCTGGAATGCGGCTACTGTCAGTGATTCGATACGAGTTGTTAGCCAGAATACACCGGGCAAATAAGCTGTGCATCGGCTAACGTATTTATTTCTATACGCAGATCAAGGGACACCGTTACTTGAAATACTTTTCTATCGTCTGACGAATGAGTTGTTTGTTCGCTTCTGATGCAACAGGTTGATTCTGATACGCGTTTCCCAATTCGTCCAGCTCACGGCTTAGCACATTGCCTTTTACCTGTCCTTTGATAGCAACCGTATTTCGGTTGGCTAATACCTCATTCCAGACAGCCCTGACATCAGCCCAATAAGCCCTGTTTTTAGTCCACCAGACTTTGGCGGCCTGGCATTTTTTTTCGTCGATCCGGTGGTACGTGTTAAGGCCTTTTTCTGAAGCAACTAGTTGATCGCCCGCTTCCGAACGAATAATCTTGTCGTTATCCTGTTCATGAATATAGCCATCGGGCCGGATTTCATGGTGATTCGTCCGGCGCATGACATTATAATCTGTGCGTTTGGTGTATTCCCGGCGCGGCAACGGAGCATCAGCCGTATTTTCCCAATAATGCCGACCATCAGCATGAATCCAGGTGGCTGACCCTTCATAACGCGGGCTATCGTCTACTTCGAATACTTTCTGCGTCCATTGCCCTTTTGCCTGCGCCGGTGTAATATCGGCCCGCTTCCAGGACGCATTCTGATCAAACTTAAGCAGACTGGTATTCTGATAGATCCAGTCTTCCCGCCAGTGTTTAATGATCAGTGTATCACCAATAACCAATAGGTGCTGAATCACTAGTTTCGTAGGTCGATCAGCCGGGCCGGATTCTTCTTCCACAAATACCCATTCAACACCTTTAGCCGCATAGCGATCTTTGAAAGAATAAGCCTTGTCGGGGGCAAAGGTCTCTGCGTATAAAAAGCTTACATCATGGCAGCCACATTGGCCTTTAATAGCCGCAATATCTTCAGAGCGGGGTTGTGCTACAACATTACTCAACCCCAGCAATACCAATGAAGTAAACAAGGCCACTTGCATAAGAAAAGCTGCTTTAGGTGATCAGTAAGCTAAGGTCGTAAACCTATTCGTTGTTTATAATGATTCCAAATAATCTGATAAATAATTTGGAATCATTATAAACAACGAATAGGTTTGTGCAGTCAACGACGGCGTCCTCAACCATCCAGACAATAATCTGGGTTTGTTATAAAATCATGCTTCGAACAACACTGTTCTGTTTAGCCCTTAACCAGCCACTGCCCACCAGATCGCTGCGGTTGAAGCTATATAAACAGAACGTTCTATAAATCTCAACTCGTATGATATGTCAATGTCACCTTTTATCAGAATCTACTAGTGGACGCATTGTGCTCTATGGGCATACGGCATCTGATGATACGCATAATATCGCCTTACAATTCAATAACATCACGCAATGGCTTTGTTACGACGATTTTCTGGCTTTGGAATGGAATGTAAGAAGCATTGATACGAAGGCCTATTTCGATGCT
This window harbors:
- the atpA gene encoding F0F1 ATP synthase subunit alpha; translated protein: MESVRPDEISAILRQQLAGTQTEAELEEVGTVLQIGDGVARIYGLSKVQAGELLSFNNGLQAMALNLEEDNVGAVLLGDYSDVKEGDTVKRTDQIAYVNVGDGILGRVVNTLGHPIDGMGPVQGDLFPMPLERKAPGVIFRQPVNEPLQTGIKAIDAMIPIGRGQRELIIGDRQTGKTAVAIDTIINQKEFYDKGQPVFCIYVACGQKASTVKQVEQTLRKAGAMDYTVIVSANASDPSPMQFFAPFTGAAIGEYFRDTGRPALVVYDDLSKQAVAYREVSLLLRRPPGREAYPGDVFYLHSRLLERAAKINSNDEIAKNMNDLPPSLKDKVKGGGSLTALPIIETQAGDVSAYIPTNVISITDGQIFLESNLFNSGIRPAINVGISVSRVGGNAQIKSMKKVAGTLKLDQAQFRELEAFAKFGSDLDASTKLTIERGRRNQEILKQPQYSPVQVEQQVAIIYASTNGLLDRVPVNKVKAFESEFAMVLNAQYPAVLNDLRAGKLTDEATAALKKVAADLSAQY
- the atpG gene encoding ATP synthase F1 subunit gamma encodes the protein MASLKEVRARITSINSTQQITKAMKMVAAAKLRRAQDNITQLRPYAKKLSQMLGTVSAGAETASESPYKQARPVERALLIVITSDRGLCGAFNTNVVKAALTVIDEKYASQARSGNVEIMAIGKKGAEAFQRRGFKVNTSHVDAFGSLSFATVRTAAEEAMNGFANGRYDVVEVIYNEFKNAAMQIVRTEQMLPIVATEAPAGSNAPAINYIFEPSEKEIITELIPKTLKIQLYKAVLDSNASEHGARMTAMDKATENAGELLKELRLVYNRTRQAAITTEILEIVGGAEALASA
- a CDS encoding DUF4136 domain-containing protein; this encodes MKLKGIISSLFIAGTLASCAPAITVKYDYDPKVNVRQFATYRIEADRQRNADPIVGSNLNQRRIADALDQSLKARGYKPVTQGEADLIVRFFTDSRDRQQIQSNNMYSPYSWWYGGMGNNVYSRQYEENRVVVNVADARTNDIIWQGWATGQLNNRNKERDRDQTFRETVTSIMKNFPESAGQDYGAAR
- a CDS encoding DUF6607 family protein; amino-acid sequence: MQVALFTSLVLLGLSNVVAQPRSEDIAAIKGQCGCHDVSFLYAETFAPDKAYSFKDRYAAKGVEWVFVEEESGPADRPTKLVIQHLLVIGDTLIIKHWREDWIYQNTSLLKFDQNASWKRADITPAQAKGQWTQKVFEVDDSPRYEGSATWIHADGRHYWENTADAPLPRREYTKRTDYNVMRRTNHHEIRPDGYIHEQDNDKIIRSEAGDQLVASEKGLNTYHRIDEKKCQAAKVWWTKNRAYWADVRAVWNEVLANRNTVAIKGQVKGNVLSRELDELGNAYQNQPVASEANKQLIRQTIEKYFK
- a CDS encoding DUF6686 family protein; this encodes MICQCHLLSESTSGRIVLYGHTASDDTHNIALQFNNITQWLCYDDFLALEWNVRSIDTKAYFDAHPHEDRIHLSTPSRYLSFSFRVNELIELRKMLNQAVARLHWFEMLRNAQN